One genomic window of Panicum hallii strain FIL2 chromosome 6, PHallii_v3.1, whole genome shotgun sequence includes the following:
- the LOC112897199 gene encoding transcription factor bHLH130-like gives MYGSPVSKDLNLPVQPPMTSSGLLRYRSAPSTLLGEVCEDFLQPGPRAGSPEHGADNVFSRFLADHQIRDKPPAPAPHAPAAAHFPDAAAMASQQQQMMFHSQQQQQQQQQMAAVESGLYRTVSSGMEAPTAGASSLIRQSSSPAGFLNHLNMDNGYGGMLRAGMGVGFSNGASAAAAADSTSGGGGGRLKGQLSFSSRQGSLMSQISEMGSEELGGSSPEGAGGGRGYIPGYPMSSGWEDSSSLMSENLSGMKRPRDPSEPGQSGLTQQFSLPKTSSEMAAIEKFLQFQDAVPCKIRAKRGCATHPRSIAERVRRTKISERIRKLQELVPNMDKQTNTSDMLDLAVDYIKDLQQQVKVLNESRASCTCSASKQQRQFSC, from the exons ATGTATGGCTCGCCGGTGTCCAAGGATCTGAACCTGCCGGTGCAGCCGCCGATGACATCGTCCGGGCTGCTGCGCTACAGATCGGCGCCGAGCACGCTGCTCGGCGAGGTCTGCGAGGACTTCCTCCAGCCCGGGCCGCGCGCCGGCAGCCCCGAACACGGCGCCGACAACGTCTTCTCCAGGTTCCTGGCCGACCACCAGATCAGGGAcaagccgccggcgccggcgccgcatGCCCCCGCCGCGGCGCACTTCCCGGACGCGGCCGCCATGGCCtcccagcagcagcagatgaTGTTCCActcccagcagcagcagcagcagcagcaacagatgGCCGCCGTGGAGTCCGGGCTCTACCGCACCGTCAGCTCCGGCATGGAGGCCCCGACCGCCGGCGCCAGCAGCCTGATCCGGCAGAGCAGCTCCCCCGCCGGGTTCCTCAATCATTTGAACATGGACAACG GGTACGGGGGCATGCTGCGGGCCGGGATGGGCGTCGGCTTCAGCAACGGCGCCAGcgcggccgccgctgccgaCTCCAcctccggcggcgggggcggcaggCTCAAGGGCCAGCTCAGCTTCTCGTCGCGGCAGGGCTCCCTGATGTCTCAGATCTCGGAGATGGGCAGCGAGGAGCTCGGCGGGAGCAGCCccgagggcgccggcggcggcaggggctaCATCCCCGGGTACCCGATGAGCTCCGGGTGGGAGGACTCGTCGTCGCTCATGTCGGAGAACCTGTCCGGGATGAAACGCCCGCGGGACCCGTCGGAACCTGGCCAG AGCGGCCTGACGCAGCAGTTCAGCCTGCCCAAGACGTCGTCGGAGATGGCGGCCATTGAGAAGTTCCTCCAGTTCCAGGACGCCGTGCCCTGCAAGATCCGCGCCAAGCGCGGGTGCGCCACGCACCCGCGCAGCATCGCCGAGCGG GTGCGGAGGACAAAGATCAGCGAGCGAATCAGGAAGCTCCAGGAGCTCGTGCCCAACATGGACAAG CAAACCAACACCTCAGACATGCTGGATTTGGCCGTCGACTACATCAAGGATCTCCAGCAGCAGGTCAAG GTGCTGAACGAGAGCCGCGCCAGCTGCACCTGCTCGGCGAGCAAGCAGCAGCGGCAGTTCTCCTGCTGA